A part of Geothrix oryzae genomic DNA contains:
- a CDS encoding KpsF/GutQ family sugar-phosphate isomerase — MNTLHHPIGVGTVKDENQATAAQEVGHAVLDAVRGGLAELRETWDPAQVNAWCQMVLGRTGRVVLTGMGKSGLVAQKVAATLASTGCPSFFLHPAEALHGDLGMVTPDDSVLALSNSGESEEVVRLLPSLLRLGIPLAAITARSESSLGQAAQWTFLYRLPLGEGCPLDLAPMASTTLQLVWGDLLAATLMDRRGFTRDNFALNHPAGSLGAKLMKVGSLMHTAWPKVEPSATLTEVLRAMTEGRLGMTSVMQGVSLSGVITDGDIRRALETAEREGRNPLGLHAEQIMTRTPARISREALALEAAADMEARKITFLMVEQEGRPCGVIHIHDLLAAKVL; from the coding sequence ATGAACACCTTGCACCATCCCATCGGAGTCGGAACAGTGAAGGATGAGAACCAGGCCACCGCGGCGCAGGAAGTCGGCCATGCCGTGCTGGACGCGGTTCGGGGAGGCCTCGCGGAGCTCCGGGAAACCTGGGATCCCGCCCAGGTGAATGCCTGGTGCCAGATGGTGTTGGGCCGGACCGGACGCGTGGTGCTCACGGGCATGGGCAAGTCGGGTCTCGTGGCCCAGAAGGTGGCGGCGACCCTGGCCTCGACCGGATGCCCGAGTTTCTTCCTCCATCCTGCCGAAGCCCTGCATGGGGATCTCGGCATGGTGACCCCCGATGATTCGGTGCTGGCGCTTTCCAACAGCGGCGAAAGCGAGGAGGTCGTCCGCCTCCTGCCAAGCCTGTTGCGCCTGGGGATTCCCCTCGCGGCCATCACTGCGCGCTCCGAGAGCAGCCTGGGGCAGGCCGCCCAGTGGACCTTCCTCTACCGGTTGCCCCTGGGAGAGGGGTGCCCCCTCGATCTGGCCCCCATGGCGAGCACCACCCTCCAGTTGGTCTGGGGCGACCTCCTGGCCGCCACCCTCATGGACCGGCGGGGGTTCACCCGGGACAACTTCGCACTGAATCATCCCGCTGGAAGTCTTGGTGCGAAACTCATGAAAGTCGGAAGCTTGATGCACACGGCATGGCCCAAGGTCGAGCCTTCGGCCACCCTGACCGAGGTGCTCCGCGCCATGACCGAAGGGCGATTGGGCATGACCAGCGTCATGCAGGGCGTCAGCCTGAGCGGCGTCATCACCGATGGCGACATCCGCCGGGCTCTCGAAACCGCCGAGCGGGAGGGTCGGAACCCGCTCGGACTGCACGCCGAGCAGATCATGACCCGGACGCCGGCCCGGATCAGTCGCGAGGCCCTGGCCCTCGAAGCCGCCGCCGACATGGAAGCCCGGAAGATCACCTTCCTCATGGTCGAGCAGGAAGGGCGCCCCTGCGGTGTTATCCACATCCACGATCTTCTGGCGGCAAAGGTCTTGTGA
- a CDS encoding FadR/GntR family transcriptional regulator: MEFTPIKTKRLYEEIVEQIKQLITDGKLKPGDKLLAERELAERFQVSRASVREAIRTLEMLGVIDIRPGEGTFVRSSETDDIIRPLAMFLAVERSSLLDMFEMRRIFETATASLAAERATLEELDQIESMLESMKERLNVQDPEKGEEFDAAFHHAVAEATHNSLLTKLFKTVSEEFAKANSVARRQLYHDNIQNAQKIIDQHSEILAAIRSGSPQMASKAMLAHLIFAEDELRKWIV; the protein is encoded by the coding sequence ATGGAATTCACCCCCATCAAGACCAAGCGGCTCTACGAAGAGATCGTCGAGCAGATCAAACAGCTCATCACCGACGGGAAGCTGAAGCCCGGGGACAAGCTGCTGGCCGAGCGGGAACTGGCCGAGCGGTTCCAAGTCAGCCGTGCCTCGGTACGCGAGGCCATCCGCACCCTCGAGATGCTCGGCGTCATCGACATCCGCCCTGGGGAAGGCACCTTCGTCCGGAGCAGCGAGACCGACGACATCATCCGGCCGCTCGCGATGTTCCTCGCCGTCGAGCGCAGCTCGCTGCTCGACATGTTCGAGATGCGGCGGATCTTCGAGACCGCCACCGCCAGCCTCGCCGCGGAGCGTGCCACCCTCGAGGAGCTGGATCAGATCGAATCCATGCTCGAGAGCATGAAGGAACGGCTGAATGTGCAGGACCCGGAGAAAGGCGAGGAGTTCGATGCCGCCTTCCACCACGCGGTCGCCGAGGCCACCCACAACAGCCTTCTGACCAAGCTGTTCAAGACCGTCTCCGAAGAGTTCGCCAAGGCCAACTCCGTGGCCCGCCGCCAGCTGTACCACGACAACATCCAGAACGCCCAGAAGATCATCGACCAGCACTCCGAGATCCTCGCCGCCATCCGATCCGGCTCACCCCAGATGGCCTCCAAGGCCATGCTGGCCCACCTGATCTTCGCGGAAGACGAACTGAGGAAGTGGATCGTCTAG
- a CDS encoding LptF/LptG family permease, whose product MPAVLTRYILRRWSLPLVGALLFYGLLLLANEMVAIAKQIFSQGAPLRWLVPLLLTSLPEILGMVLPMAAVLGGLLGTQQLMEGSELVAAQGLGAGRRTWTAPWAILAISLVALATLNAHLLVPAAARIQQGLQVRMTEEAQARFLRPGGPPWFPPSAPHSAFWVSPEGQIHIMESTPQGVQHLTAATMTYALEAKPDGSSELQLHLSGLQGVLYQPAGAGSVLHLHQEKQVLRFAIPSGNRLLPPTPLRYENSATLLKLGQRADSGVETPDAKNRRILALIEVCRRTTLPLAAAALLLLGIGLGFGHPRFYRGGAILKSMLVIMLYYLVMKYFENMWLAEKLKTVAPLLLLPFPFLIAGWLLLHLRLRPHHPNRLWRRLSPGFKPVRSHLAPTLHRMADTKAHLLRWIHGKGTQHGILRHWSTLAWWRNWASALGSLLVLNLLVEYATLAGDLSKNGVQLHVFARYWFWNLPPFLVIALPMAFLLGSLLSLSEAALSREWLALRAGGVSLLRWLWCSRYAWGVVTLLTLVLQAGVAPTAMSRANSLYRRILNRSEVQTSSRPWLHLGATGVLWHLQADQRWGFPLKAPGEAPILLRWRLGAPRAEALAWGGLHLVQGPEADQLFPTQALRASASAEEARTLDLLHWQRWAPDPERSYMLWSRLLGWLAGPCLVLAMLSFAFPGPRQGRGQALGAGLVAGLVFLGLQTLFGGAARASEIPAYWGVLAPLLILMSISLLRLQRLRT is encoded by the coding sequence GTGCCTGCCGTACTGACCCGATACATCCTGCGCCGATGGAGCCTGCCTCTCGTGGGAGCCCTGCTCTTTTATGGGTTGCTCCTGCTTGCCAACGAGATGGTGGCCATCGCCAAGCAGATCTTCTCCCAGGGGGCGCCCCTTCGTTGGCTCGTGCCGCTGCTGCTGACCTCGCTGCCGGAAATCCTGGGAATGGTCCTTCCCATGGCGGCGGTCCTTGGGGGCCTGCTCGGGACGCAGCAGTTGATGGAAGGTTCCGAACTGGTCGCGGCCCAGGGACTTGGCGCCGGCCGGCGCACCTGGACCGCCCCCTGGGCGATCCTGGCCATCTCCCTCGTGGCCCTGGCCACGCTCAACGCCCACCTGCTGGTTCCCGCTGCGGCCCGGATCCAGCAGGGCCTGCAGGTCCGGATGACCGAAGAGGCCCAGGCCCGGTTCCTCCGACCGGGAGGGCCGCCCTGGTTCCCCCCCAGCGCCCCCCACTCCGCCTTCTGGGTTTCCCCGGAAGGCCAGATCCACATCATGGAATCGACTCCCCAGGGGGTGCAGCACCTCACCGCCGCCACCATGACCTATGCGCTGGAGGCCAAGCCGGATGGTTCTTCCGAACTCCAGCTCCACCTTTCGGGGCTTCAGGGCGTCCTCTACCAGCCCGCCGGGGCTGGAAGCGTCCTCCACCTCCACCAGGAAAAGCAGGTCCTCCGCTTCGCCATTCCCTCGGGCAACCGCCTGCTCCCCCCGACGCCGCTGCGCTACGAGAACAGCGCCACCCTGCTGAAACTGGGGCAGCGGGCGGACTCGGGAGTGGAAACGCCCGATGCGAAGAACCGGAGGATCCTGGCGCTCATCGAGGTGTGCCGGCGCACGACCTTGCCGCTGGCCGCGGCGGCCCTCCTGCTGCTGGGCATCGGCCTGGGGTTCGGGCACCCCCGGTTCTATCGGGGGGGCGCCATCCTGAAGAGCATGCTGGTCATCATGCTTTATTATTTGGTGATGAAGTACTTTGAAAACATGTGGTTGGCGGAGAAACTAAAAACGGTTGCCCCCCTGCTGCTGCTCCCCTTCCCCTTCCTGATTGCCGGTTGGCTGCTGCTTCACCTGCGCCTGCGCCCCCACCATCCGAATCGCCTTTGGCGGAGACTCTCCCCCGGGTTCAAGCCCGTCCGGTCCCATCTGGCTCCAACCCTGCACCGCATGGCCGACACCAAGGCCCATCTGCTGCGCTGGATTCACGGGAAGGGCACCCAGCACGGGATCCTCCGGCACTGGTCCACCCTCGCCTGGTGGCGGAACTGGGCCTCGGCCCTGGGGAGCCTGCTCGTCCTGAACCTCCTGGTGGAGTACGCGACCCTGGCCGGCGACCTGTCGAAAAATGGTGTTCAACTCCATGTCTTTGCTCGCTATTGGTTCTGGAATCTCCCTCCCTTTCTGGTGATAGCCCTGCCGATGGCCTTCCTGCTGGGCAGCCTGCTTTCCCTTTCAGAAGCGGCCCTCAGCCGGGAATGGCTGGCCCTCCGGGCTGGGGGCGTCAGCCTGCTGCGCTGGCTCTGGTGCAGCCGCTACGCCTGGGGGGTGGTCACCCTTCTGACCCTGGTGCTGCAGGCGGGCGTGGCTCCCACAGCCATGAGCCGTGCCAACAGCCTTTACCGACGAATTCTCAATCGGTCTGAAGTCCAAACTTCTTCGCGTCCCTGGCTGCACTTGGGAGCCACGGGCGTCCTTTGGCACCTCCAGGCAGATCAACGCTGGGGTTTCCCCCTGAAGGCTCCGGGAGAGGCTCCCATCCTGCTGAGGTGGCGCCTCGGAGCCCCCCGGGCCGAGGCCTTGGCCTGGGGTGGCCTCCATCTGGTGCAGGGACCTGAGGCGGACCAGCTCTTCCCCACCCAGGCGCTGCGTGCCTCCGCCTCCGCCGAAGAGGCCCGCACCCTCGACCTGCTTCATTGGCAGCGGTGGGCGCCGGACCCCGAGCGGTCCTACATGCTCTGGAGCCGCCTGCTCGGTTGGCTGGCCGGCCCCTGTCTCGTTCTGGCCATGCTGTCCTTCGCCTTCCCGGGTCCGCGTCAGGGGCGAGGTCAGGCCCTGGGGGCCGGGCTGGTGGCCGGGCTGGTGTTCCTGGGGCTTCAGACCCTGTTCGGCGGCGCGGCCCGGGCCTCCGAGATCCCCGCCTATTGGGGCGTCCTGGCCCCCCTGCTCATCCTGATGTCGATCTCCCTGCTGCGCCTTCAGCGCCTGAGAACCTGA
- the amrB gene encoding AmmeMemoRadiSam system protein B, with the protein MPSVSAIFTCLLACLPALGQASLSPQPAPARRPTLDEVRQAMGIPSQGDLRGQQDTVGFASRPDQMAQVWEASALPPAPEFAGPLPAAGVAGLICPHDDYLYAGRVYRRILPLVTARTVVLVGVFHKYRRFDAKDALVFDSYRAWRSPDGEIPVSKLREDLLARIPVADVIQDAAMQDSEHSVEAIAYWLKHLNPKVEIVSVLVPSASFNRFQELAAHLGKALAETAKARGWSLGRDLAVVISSDGIHYGADFKYTPYGEGGVGPYTEAVARDRDLLKGPLAGPVTAAKARAFFTAVVNPQNPDEYRMPWCGRFSIPFGLLLLGETARELGSPVPTGQPIAFGTSISFPQLPVRSQGLGLTAEANLYHFVSYPGVAYTLGRE; encoded by the coding sequence ATGCCAAGTGTTTCGGCCATCTTCACCTGCCTTCTCGCCTGCCTTCCCGCCCTGGGCCAGGCTTCCCTCTCTCCGCAGCCTGCGCCAGCCCGACGCCCGACCCTGGATGAGGTCCGCCAGGCCATGGGCATCCCCTCCCAGGGGGACCTTCGAGGCCAGCAGGACACCGTGGGGTTTGCGTCCAGGCCCGATCAGATGGCCCAGGTGTGGGAGGCCTCTGCGCTTCCTCCCGCCCCGGAATTCGCCGGACCGCTGCCTGCCGCAGGGGTCGCCGGGCTCATCTGCCCCCATGACGATTACCTTTACGCCGGCCGGGTCTACCGCCGCATCCTGCCCCTGGTGACGGCCCGGACCGTCGTGCTGGTGGGCGTCTTCCACAAGTACCGGCGCTTCGACGCCAAGGATGCGCTCGTGTTCGATTCCTACCGGGCCTGGCGTTCCCCCGACGGGGAGATTCCCGTCTCGAAGCTGCGGGAGGATCTGCTGGCGCGGATCCCGGTTGCGGATGTCATCCAGGATGCAGCCATGCAGGACAGCGAACACTCCGTCGAGGCCATCGCCTATTGGCTGAAGCACCTCAATCCCAAAGTGGAGATCGTGTCGGTCCTGGTCCCTTCGGCCTCCTTCAACCGGTTCCAGGAACTGGCCGCGCATCTGGGGAAGGCCCTGGCGGAAACCGCCAAGGCCCGCGGCTGGTCATTGGGGAGGGACTTGGCGGTGGTCATCTCCTCCGATGGCATTCATTACGGTGCAGACTTCAAATACACGCCGTATGGCGAAGGGGGTGTGGGCCCCTACACCGAGGCCGTTGCGCGGGATCGCGACCTGCTGAAAGGTCCGCTGGCCGGGCCGGTGACCGCCGCCAAGGCCAGGGCCTTTTTCACCGCGGTCGTGAATCCGCAGAACCCCGATGAATACCGCATGCCCTGGTGCGGCCGCTTCTCCATCCCCTTCGGCCTGCTGCTCCTGGGGGAGACGGCCCGCGAGCTGGGCAGCCCCGTGCCCACAGGTCAGCCCATCGCCTTCGGCACTTCGATCAGCTTTCCCCAGCTGCCGGTCCGGAGCCAGGGCCTGGGCCTCACGGCCGAGGCGAACCTCTACCATTTCGTGAGTTATCCGGGGGTGGCCTACACCCTGGGGAGGGAGTGA
- a CDS encoding L-lactate permease, with amino-acid sequence MTPWTQVYSPVMGNIFLSALVAALPVFVLLGFLAKHVKAHYSAILGLLTCYAVAVLIYKMPAGMASMAAVHGALFGLMPIGWIVLNAIFIYDITVKSGDFEVVKHSIAGLAGDRRIQALLIAFSFGAFIEGAAGFGTPVAISAAMLIGLGFRPLQAAGLALIGNTAPVAYGALGSPLIALAGVTGLPLDMLSAAAGRILPIFSLIVPFWIIWTMAGRKAMMEVWPACLVAGGSFAITQFAVSNFHGPWLVDIIGAIVSMVALVLFLKVWQPKTTWRYEHEREDAHAVKVEQPAGKVVKAWLPWVFLSLFVFAWGTPQVKTFLNGGTKDKPNFLYGYTVKNFEIPLLHKNVIKAPPVVAKPSAETAVWTFNWLSLTGTSLLLAGILSGLVAGFSFLELVKIFGKTVNRVKISLLTIAAMLGLGFVSKSAGLDATMGLAFASTGVLFPFFSAMLGWLGVALTGSDTSANVLFGGLQKITAQQLGLNPILTAAANTTGGVMGKMIDAQSLVVASVATNQQGEEGTILRYVFFHSLALAAMVGVVVFLYAKVLPANWMPQLPPAAPAAVTAPAPVAPAAPATVPAPAPAK; translated from the coding sequence ATGACCCCGTGGACCCAAGTCTATTCCCCCGTCATGGGGAATATCTTCCTCTCCGCACTGGTGGCAGCTTTGCCAGTCTTCGTGCTGTTGGGCTTCCTGGCCAAACATGTCAAGGCCCACTACTCGGCCATCCTGGGCCTCCTCACCTGTTACGCGGTCGCCGTGCTGATCTACAAGATGCCCGCGGGCATGGCCAGCATGGCCGCCGTGCACGGCGCCCTGTTCGGTCTGATGCCCATCGGCTGGATCGTGCTGAACGCCATCTTCATCTACGACATCACCGTGAAATCCGGGGACTTCGAGGTGGTGAAGCACTCCATCGCCGGCCTGGCCGGTGACCGCCGCATCCAGGCCCTGCTGATCGCCTTCAGCTTCGGCGCCTTCATCGAGGGCGCCGCCGGCTTCGGCACGCCCGTGGCGATCTCCGCGGCGATGCTCATCGGTCTGGGCTTCCGCCCCCTCCAGGCCGCCGGCCTGGCCCTCATCGGCAACACCGCCCCCGTGGCCTACGGCGCCCTGGGCAGCCCCCTGATCGCCCTCGCCGGCGTGACCGGCCTGCCCCTGGACATGCTGAGCGCCGCCGCCGGCCGCATTCTGCCCATCTTCTCGCTGATCGTGCCCTTCTGGATCATTTGGACCATGGCCGGCCGCAAAGCCATGATGGAAGTCTGGCCGGCCTGCCTCGTGGCCGGTGGCAGCTTCGCCATCACGCAGTTCGCGGTGAGCAACTTCCACGGCCCCTGGCTGGTGGACATCATCGGCGCCATCGTTTCCATGGTGGCCCTGGTCCTGTTCCTGAAGGTCTGGCAGCCCAAGACCACTTGGCGCTATGAGCACGAGCGTGAAGACGCCCACGCGGTGAAGGTCGAACAGCCCGCAGGCAAGGTCGTCAAGGCCTGGCTGCCCTGGGTGTTCCTGTCCCTGTTCGTGTTCGCCTGGGGCACGCCCCAGGTCAAGACCTTCCTGAACGGCGGCACCAAGGACAAGCCGAACTTCCTCTACGGCTACACCGTCAAGAACTTCGAGATCCCCCTGCTTCACAAGAATGTGATCAAGGCTCCTCCCGTCGTGGCCAAGCCTTCCGCTGAAACCGCGGTCTGGACCTTCAACTGGCTCTCCCTGACGGGCACCAGCCTTCTCCTCGCCGGCATTCTCAGTGGTCTCGTCGCGGGCTTCAGCTTCCTGGAACTCGTCAAGATCTTCGGCAAGACCGTCAATCGCGTGAAAATCTCTCTGCTCACCATCGCCGCCATGCTGGGCCTTGGTTTCGTCTCCAAGTCCGCGGGCCTGGACGCCACCATGGGCCTCGCCTTCGCCAGCACCGGCGTGCTGTTCCCCTTCTTCAGCGCCATGCTGGGCTGGCTGGGCGTGGCCCTGACCGGCAGCGACACCTCCGCCAATGTGCTGTTCGGCGGCCTCCAGAAGATCACCGCCCAGCAGCTGGGCCTGAACCCGATCCTCACCGCCGCGGCCAACACCACCGGCGGCGTCATGGGCAAGATGATCGACGCCCAGAGCCTCGTGGTGGCCTCCGTGGCCACCAACCAGCAGGGCGAGGAGGGCACCATCCTCCGTTATGTGTTCTTCCACAGTCTGGCCCTGGCGGCCATGGTCGGCGTCGTGGTCTTCCTCTATGCGAAGGTCCTGCCCGCCAACTGGATGCCTCAGCTTCCTCCCGCTGCGCCTGCGGCGGTGACGGCACCCGCCCCCGTTGCTCCGGCCGCTCCGGCGACCGTGCCTGCCCCTGCCCCGGCCAAGTAG
- a CDS encoding LON peptidase substrate-binding domain-containing protein, producing MLPAILPLFPLPQVVLFPQTFLPLHVFEPRYQEMTVEVLNGYHHLVLVLMRESPDAGPFGETASTFEVGCLAEVVRAEPLTGGRWNLLVQGKEAVRILEEVPGKSFRQAHTAPLPFDSSVLWPGPHRRRLMESLHAYAAKEGIEAQLKELLDLPLEDAARLNTLAMALDFEPTERQFLLESPDLPALAERMIQLLDFAQGGRAIPGV from the coding sequence ATGCTACCAGCCATTCTTCCCCTCTTCCCCCTGCCCCAGGTCGTGCTCTTTCCGCAGACCTTCCTGCCGTTGCATGTCTTCGAGCCCCGCTATCAGGAGATGACGGTCGAGGTGCTGAACGGCTACCACCACCTGGTCCTCGTCCTGATGCGGGAGAGCCCGGATGCGGGCCCTTTCGGAGAGACGGCCTCGACCTTCGAAGTGGGTTGCCTGGCGGAGGTGGTCCGGGCCGAACCGCTGACCGGCGGGCGCTGGAACCTGCTGGTTCAGGGCAAGGAGGCCGTGCGGATCCTCGAAGAGGTTCCCGGCAAGAGCTTTCGCCAGGCGCACACCGCGCCGCTTCCCTTCGACAGTTCGGTGCTCTGGCCGGGGCCGCATCGCCGCCGCCTCATGGAGTCGCTCCACGCTTATGCGGCCAAAGAAGGCATCGAGGCCCAGCTCAAGGAACTCCTGGACCTGCCCTTGGAAGACGCGGCACGGCTGAACACGCTGGCGATGGCCCTGGATTTCGAGCCGACCGAGCGCCAGTTCCTGCTGGAGTCTCCCGATCTTCCGGCCCTGGCGGAACGGATGATCCAGCTGCTGGATTTCGCCCAGGGGGGCCGGGCCATCCCCGGAGTGTGA
- the mnmA gene encoding tRNA 2-thiouridine(34) synthase MnmA gives MRRGDRVLAAMSGGVDSSVMAALLHRAGYEVIGISMQLFDKKGLQTSEGKCCTLDDFQDARRVAYDLGFAHYVMDFEERFRTTVIEGFIQGYLDGETPSPCIRCNQHLKFSTLMDRAEALGAAFVATGHYATISHEDGRWHLRKASDPAKDQSYFLFHHHQATLARTLFPLAHLTKPEVRRLGAELGLHLAEKPESQEICFVTQDRYDAFLEAEGRAPGLGDGDIRHLDGRVLGRHHGYWRHTIGQRRGLGVAFADPLYVIRLEPATNTVWVGGEADLFGQELVARELTWVDGPPEGPLACEARIRSRSPEAEALVIPLPDGRVKVAFAEPQRAIAPGQAVVFYQDGEVLGGGWIDVCAGRPGIGPSGL, from the coding sequence TTGCGGCGGGGGGACCGGGTGCTGGCGGCCATGTCCGGCGGCGTGGACAGCTCCGTGATGGCGGCCCTGCTGCACCGGGCCGGGTACGAGGTCATCGGCATTTCCATGCAGCTCTTCGACAAGAAAGGGCTTCAAACTTCGGAAGGGAAATGCTGCACGCTTGATGACTTCCAGGACGCTCGTCGAGTGGCATATGACCTCGGCTTCGCCCACTATGTCATGGACTTCGAAGAGAGGTTCCGGACCACCGTCATCGAGGGCTTCATCCAGGGGTACCTGGATGGTGAAACGCCAAGTCCTTGCATTCGATGCAACCAACACCTCAAGTTCTCCACTCTGATGGATCGGGCCGAGGCCCTGGGGGCCGCCTTCGTGGCCACCGGGCACTACGCGACCATTTCCCATGAAGATGGCCGCTGGCACCTCCGCAAGGCTTCCGATCCAGCCAAGGATCAGAGCTATTTTCTCTTCCACCACCATCAGGCCACGCTGGCGCGAACCCTCTTCCCCCTGGCCCATCTCACCAAGCCGGAAGTGCGGCGGTTGGGCGCGGAACTGGGCCTCCATCTGGCCGAAAAGCCCGAAAGCCAGGAGATCTGCTTCGTGACCCAGGATCGCTACGACGCCTTTCTGGAAGCCGAGGGCCGCGCCCCGGGACTGGGAGACGGAGATATCCGGCACCTGGACGGCCGGGTGCTGGGCCGGCACCACGGCTATTGGCGGCATACCATCGGGCAGCGCCGGGGGCTGGGCGTCGCCTTCGCCGATCCCCTCTATGTGATCCGGCTCGAGCCCGCCACCAACACCGTCTGGGTGGGTGGCGAGGCGGATCTCTTCGGCCAGGAGCTGGTGGCCCGCGAGTTGACCTGGGTGGATGGTCCTCCCGAAGGCCCCCTGGCCTGTGAGGCCCGCATCCGCAGCCGCTCTCCGGAGGCCGAAGCCCTGGTGATCCCCCTGCCGGATGGCCGGGTGAAGGTCGCCTTCGCCGAACCCCAGCGGGCCATCGCCCCCGGACAGGCCGTGGTCTTCTACCAGGACGGCGAGGTCCTCGGTGGGGGGTGGATCGATGTCTGTGCGGGTCGCCCCGGGATCGGCCCCTCAGGCCTGTGA